A genomic stretch from Longimicrobium sp. includes:
- a CDS encoding GntG family PLP-dependent aldolase — protein sequence MPPSTPEQPVDLRSDTVTRPSPEMRRAIAEAQVGDAVLGDDPTAAELERFAAELLGKERALFFPSGVMANTTAMLVLGEPGTEAVIDATGHMLNWEECAVTQFGGVQFRAVPSRTGMLQPDEVAAAIRPASPYFARTTVVCMENTHNTAGGRVLRLVQLQAVAEVARERGAKVHLDGARLPNAAAATGLPMSAYAAHADTVMVALSKGLGAPVGSILAGSAETMEKAWRVRRRLGGGMRQVGILAAAGLHALRHNLGRLEEDHRRADALARRCARQDVTVVLKPQSNIVMIDLVDERLDPAAVLRGLAERGVWMTQFGPRRLRAVTHLDVDDAGIERAAAAFEEVIHALLT from the coding sequence ATGCCGCCCAGCACGCCCGAGCAGCCGGTCGACCTGCGCTCCGACACCGTCACCCGGCCGTCGCCGGAGATGCGCCGCGCGATCGCCGAGGCCCAGGTGGGCGACGCGGTGCTGGGCGACGACCCCACGGCCGCCGAGCTGGAGCGCTTCGCCGCCGAGCTGCTGGGCAAGGAGCGCGCGCTCTTCTTCCCCAGCGGCGTGATGGCCAACACCACCGCCATGCTCGTCCTGGGCGAGCCCGGGACCGAGGCGGTGATCGACGCCACCGGCCACATGCTGAACTGGGAGGAGTGCGCCGTGACGCAGTTCGGCGGCGTGCAGTTCCGCGCCGTGCCGTCGCGGACGGGGATGCTGCAGCCCGACGAGGTGGCGGCGGCCATCCGCCCCGCGTCGCCCTACTTCGCGCGGACGACCGTGGTCTGCATGGAGAACACGCACAACACCGCCGGCGGGCGCGTCCTCCGCCTCGTCCAGCTTCAGGCCGTGGCCGAGGTGGCCCGCGAGCGCGGGGCGAAGGTGCATCTCGACGGCGCGCGCCTTCCCAACGCGGCCGCGGCCACCGGGCTCCCCATGTCGGCCTACGCCGCGCACGCCGACACGGTGATGGTGGCGCTCTCCAAGGGGCTGGGCGCCCCCGTCGGCTCCATCCTGGCCGGCAGCGCGGAGACGATGGAGAAGGCATGGCGCGTCCGCCGCCGCCTGGGCGGCGGGATGCGGCAGGTGGGGATCCTGGCTGCGGCCGGGCTCCACGCGCTGCGCCACAACCTCGGCCGGCTCGAGGAGGACCACCGCCGCGCCGACGCGCTGGCCCGGCGCTGCGCGCGGCAGGACGTGACGGTCGTCCTCAAGCCGCAGAGCAACATCGTGATGATCGACCTGGTCGACGAGCGGCTGGACCCCGCCGCCGTCCTCCGCGGCCTCGCCGAGCGCGGCGTGTGGATGACCCAGTTCGGCCCCCGCCGCCTGCGCGCCGTCACCCACCTGGACGTGGACGACGCGGGGATCGAACGCGCCGCCGCCGCGTTCGAAGAGGTCATCCACGCCTTGCTGACCTGA
- the recA gene encoding recombinase RecA codes for MISTKDIVSDDRKKALNVAIGTIEKAYGKGSIMRMGVNGPMIKVSAIPTGAINLDAAIGIGGVPRGRITEVYGPESSGKTTLCLHVIANAQKAGGIAAFIDAEHALDIEYARKLGVDVDNLLVSQPDTGEQALEICEVLVRSGALDVIVIDSVAALVPRAEIEGEMGDSHVGLQARLMSQALRKLTGAINRSQTTVIFTNQIREKIGVMFGNPETTTGGRALKFYASLRIDIRRIGSIKDKEALVGNKTRAKIVKNKVAPPFKQADFDIMFNVGIDHYGIIVDLAVENDVIQKSGAWFSYGDVRLGQGRENAKAFLQENVDLAVEIEKKVKEVLGIRGVAASAEEGAAAGAFD; via the coding sequence ATGATCAGCACCAAGGACATCGTCTCCGACGACCGGAAGAAGGCCCTGAACGTGGCCATCGGCACGATCGAGAAGGCGTACGGCAAGGGCTCCATCATGCGCATGGGCGTGAACGGCCCCATGATCAAGGTGAGCGCCATTCCCACCGGTGCCATCAACCTCGACGCGGCCATCGGCATCGGCGGGGTGCCGCGCGGGCGCATCACCGAGGTCTACGGGCCGGAAAGCTCCGGCAAGACCACGCTCTGCCTGCACGTGATCGCCAACGCGCAGAAGGCGGGCGGGATCGCCGCGTTCATCGACGCCGAGCACGCGCTCGACATCGAGTACGCGCGGAAGCTGGGCGTGGATGTCGACAACCTGCTGGTCTCGCAGCCCGACACGGGCGAGCAGGCGCTGGAGATCTGCGAGGTGCTGGTGCGCTCGGGCGCGCTGGACGTGATCGTGATCGACTCGGTGGCCGCGCTCGTTCCACGCGCCGAGATCGAGGGCGAGATGGGCGACAGCCACGTGGGGCTGCAGGCGCGGCTGATGAGCCAGGCGCTGCGCAAGCTCACCGGCGCCATCAACCGCTCGCAGACCACGGTGATCTTCACCAACCAGATCCGCGAGAAGATCGGGGTGATGTTCGGCAACCCCGAGACCACGACGGGCGGTCGCGCGCTGAAGTTCTACGCCAGCTTGCGCATCGACATCCGGCGGATCGGGAGCATCAAGGACAAGGAGGCGCTGGTCGGCAACAAGACGCGCGCCAAGATCGTGAAGAACAAGGTGGCGCCGCCGTTCAAGCAGGCCGACTTCGACATCATGTTCAACGTCGGCATCGACCACTACGGGATCATCGTGGACCTGGCGGTGGAGAACGACGTGATCCAGAAGTCCGGCGCCTGGTTCAGCTACGGCGACGTGCGCCTGGGCCAGGGACGCGAGAACGCGAAGGCGTTCCTGCAGGAGAACGTGGACCTGGCCGTCGAGATCGAGAAGAAGGTGAAGGAGGTGCTCGGCATCCGCGGCGTGGCCGCCTCCGCCGAGGAAGGCGCCGCGGCGGGCGCATTCGACTGA